In Benincasa hispida cultivar B227 chromosome 8, ASM972705v1, whole genome shotgun sequence, the sequence TTTCAATTTCGTTTGCTTCAGCTCAGTCTTCGTTCTGCTTCAGCTGTTCGGCTTTGTCAGCTTCAGTTCGTCTTCAGTCCTTCGTCTGCCTCTTCAGTTTACGGAATTCGTCCTAGTGGATTGAAAGGttagaaattttcaaattcagaaacgaattttttttgttctgttttttagatttttcttttttctgtaACGAGAGCCAATTCGTTTCGTTGGTAAGGAGACAATGAAAAATGATTTGAGTTCATTTTCTGCCACGATGTCGAagcaattttgtttttgtttttgtttttttttttttggcgaTGTTACCAAGCTAAATTATCTTGTTTTTTTCATGGTGAAATTAGGAATTGATCGAATTAGAGATGGCGAGCGCAGTTAATGCTGCAGGAGATCCAATTCCTACATCGGCGGTGCTAATGTCCTCGTCAAAGCACATTGCGAACAAGTGTCGATCGGAGAATGTGGCATACCTACAGTGCAAACAGAAGGATCCCAACCCGGAGAAATGCCTGGAGAAAGGCCATCAAGTCACTCGATGCGTCCTCTCCCTGTAAGCGAagaacattttgttcttttcttAGCCAAAGTATGGATTCGCATTTCTCGAGAAAATTGGTTTAGTTATCATATGATCGTCTTCTGATATGCTAGCAAATAGGGGGTTAGGAAATATATTGCTTTAGTAATCATATGATCGTCTTCTAGCAAATAGGGGGTTGGGGAATACATTGCTTTAGTAATCATATGATTGTCTTCTGGTCCGCTAGGAAATAGAGGACCAGGAAACTGAAAAGAAAATAAGTGGTATTTCTTAGGTTTGACATAAAATAATTAGTACAGGTTCTGATGATATTTTACGTTTATAATCATGTATCTGACTAAATGATAATGTCCATGGTCGTATGGGGTCACCAATTCATATCTCAGCACCATTAGCTCAGATTCACGGTGGAAATAACGGACAGTGGAGGTCTTCCACATTCAGAAGGCACAGTGGAATTAACGGATTGGCGGTGGAGTTGGGGTGTAAAGTGGATCATCTTCCCATAAATTACGTTGGTTTTTCCTTGATGATAACCACCACTCCCTCGCCTCTTGGGAACGGTTATTTGACAAGTTCAAAGCAAAGATTGCCGAGTGGAAAAGCTCCTTGCTTTCAAGGGGGATGCCTAACCTTGTTACATTTTGTGCTTAATGGGCttccattatattatttttctct encodes:
- the LOC120082475 gene encoding NADH dehydrogenase [ubiquinone] 1 alpha subcomplex subunit 8-B-like, with amino-acid sequence MASAVNAAGDPIPTSAVLMSSSKHIANKCRSENVAYLQCKQKDPNPEKCLEKGHQVTRCVLSLLKDLHQRCTKEMDAYVGCMYYHTNEFDLCRKEQEAFEKACPLE